The Marinobacter qingdaonensis genome includes a region encoding these proteins:
- a CDS encoding XRE family transcriptional regulator produces the protein MTERKTRDKKSRASARAVQDTLLDALHAMRSIEEIKAIEGLDKTAAGGKGPDGVIDRLASLTGSALRFGVRATDTSMRVGRALINSQDQLRAMLTAGQSLKDIREVAGLTLSEMSEALDLRDKSVLEAIENGTATLSFELILRLAALIARNDPIPFILRTTRNYNPEVWQVLNDWGVGRLPLQFEREREFINIFRRHDDARNLSDEGFRKVLDFTRQSFEMSLHFVEEQEKQVAELKASYEAGPEAEPDPDTSAE, from the coding sequence ATGACGGAGCGCAAGACCAGGGACAAGAAATCGCGAGCCTCGGCCCGGGCAGTGCAGGACACCCTGTTGGACGCCCTGCACGCGATGCGCTCCATTGAGGAAATCAAGGCCATCGAAGGGCTGGACAAGACCGCCGCAGGCGGGAAAGGCCCGGACGGCGTTATCGACCGGCTGGCCAGCCTGACCGGCTCGGCCCTGCGCTTCGGGGTGCGGGCCACCGACACCTCCATGCGGGTCGGCCGGGCCCTGATCAATTCCCAGGATCAATTGCGGGCCATGCTCACGGCCGGGCAATCCCTGAAGGATATTCGCGAAGTGGCCGGGCTCACCCTGTCGGAAATGAGTGAGGCGCTCGACCTTCGTGACAAGTCGGTGCTCGAGGCCATCGAAAACGGAACCGCCACCCTCTCGTTCGAGCTGATCCTGCGGCTGGCAGCGCTGATTGCCCGCAACGACCCCATTCCATTCATTCTGCGCACCACCCGCAACTACAATCCGGAGGTCTGGCAGGTACTGAACGACTGGGGCGTTGGCCGTCTGCCGCTGCAGTTCGAACGGGAGCGGGAATTCATCAACATCTTTCGCCGCCACGACGACGCCCGCAACCTGTCGGACGAGGGCTTCCGCAAGGTGCTGGACTTCACCCGCCAGAGCTTCGAGATGTCCCTGCATTTCGTCGAGGAACAGGAAAAGCAGGTGGCGGAGCTCAAGGCATCCTACGAAGCCGGGCCCGAGGCCGAACCGGACCCGGACACCTCAGCCGAATAA
- the mtnA gene encoding S-methyl-5-thioribose-1-phosphate isomerase produces MADSPVSGPARAVGTVALRWHGHSLELLDQRLLPLEEQWIALDDADGVARSIRDMVVRGAPAIGISAAYGMALAARQARGEQWRDHIRQALKVLAASRPTAVNLFWALQRMEQVVEGCATAEQARHRLAEEAVAIHEEDMAANLAMAEHAVGVMQPEQPLSVLTHCNTGALATGGYGTALGVIRRLHEKALLSKVYADETRPWLQGSRLTAWELSREGIPVTLNADGAAAAILAQGDVRWVVVGADRITANGDVANKIGTYSLAVLARHHRVGFMVVAPSSTVDMQLPSGRDIPIEEREATEVREVRGVALAPAGVDVFNPVFDVTPASLIDAIVTEKGVVRNPGPEAMKALFG; encoded by the coding sequence ATGGCAGATTCACCCGTGTCCGGCCCAGCCCGGGCCGTTGGCACCGTCGCATTGAGATGGCACGGACACAGCCTTGAGCTGCTGGACCAGCGCCTGTTGCCGCTTGAGGAGCAGTGGATCGCACTGGACGATGCCGACGGCGTGGCCCGGTCGATCCGGGACATGGTGGTGCGCGGCGCGCCGGCCATCGGTATCAGTGCCGCCTATGGCATGGCATTGGCCGCCCGCCAGGCCCGGGGCGAGCAGTGGCGGGACCACATCCGGCAAGCGCTCAAGGTGCTGGCCGCGTCCCGCCCAACCGCGGTGAACCTGTTCTGGGCCCTGCAGCGCATGGAACAGGTGGTCGAGGGTTGCGCCACGGCTGAGCAGGCGCGGCATCGGCTGGCCGAGGAAGCGGTGGCGATTCACGAGGAAGACATGGCCGCCAACCTGGCCATGGCGGAGCACGCCGTTGGCGTCATGCAACCCGAGCAGCCGTTGTCCGTGCTGACCCATTGCAACACCGGGGCCCTGGCCACCGGCGGCTATGGCACGGCCCTGGGGGTGATTCGCCGGTTGCACGAGAAAGCGCTGCTGAGCAAGGTGTACGCGGATGAAACCCGGCCCTGGTTGCAGGGTAGCCGGTTGACCGCCTGGGAATTGAGCCGGGAAGGTATTCCCGTGACCCTGAACGCCGACGGCGCTGCCGCGGCGATCCTGGCCCAGGGTGACGTGCGCTGGGTGGTGGTAGGGGCCGACCGCATTACCGCCAATGGCGATGTCGCCAACAAGATCGGCACCTACAGCCTGGCGGTGTTGGCCCGGCATCACCGGGTTGGTTTCATGGTGGTGGCGCCGTCCAGCACCGTCGATATGCAACTGCCGTCCGGTCGGGACATTCCCATCGAGGAGCGGGAGGCCACCGAGGTCCGAGAGGTGCGGGGGGTTGCCCTGGCGCCAGCGGGCGTGGATGTGTTCAATCCGGTCTTCGATGTCACGCCGGCCAGCCTGATCGACGCCATCGTCACCGAGAAAGGGGTGGTCAGAAACCCCGGGCCGGAGGCCATGAAGGCGTTATTCGGCTGA